From a region of the Ovis aries strain OAR_USU_Benz2616 breed Rambouillet chromosome 2, ARS-UI_Ramb_v3.0, whole genome shotgun sequence genome:
- the ABHD17B gene encoding alpha/beta hydrolase domain-containing protein 17B isoform X2: MNNLSFSELCCLFCCPPCPGKIASKLAFLPPDPTYTLMCDESGSRWTLHLSERADWQYSSREKDAIECFMTRTSKGNRIACMFVRCSPNAKYTLLFSHGNAVDLGQMSSFYIGLGSRINCNIFSYDYSGYGASSGKPTEKNLYADIEAAWLALRTRYGIRPENVIIYGQSIGTVPSVDLAARYESAAVILHSPLTSGMRVAFPDTKKTYCFDAFPNIDKISKITSPVLIIHGTEDEVIDFSHGLALFERCQRPVEPLWVEGAGHNDVELYGQYLERLKQFVSQELVNL; the protein is encoded by the exons atGAATAATCTTTCGTTTAGTGAGCTATGTTGCCTCTTCTGCTGTCCACCTTGTCCGGGGAAAATTGCTTCAAAGTTAGCGTTTTTGCCACCCGATCCAACTTATACGCTGATGTGTGATGAAAGTGGAAGCCGTTGGACTTTACACCTATCAGAACGAGCAGACTGGCAATATTCTTCTAGAGAAAAAGATGCCATTGAGTGTTTCATGACTAGAACCAGTAAAGGCAACAGAATTGCCTGCATGTTTGTGCGTTGCTCACCCAATGCCAAATATACTTTACTCTTTTCACATGGAAATGCTGTTGATCTTGGTCAGATGAGCAGCTTTTACATAGGACTGGGATCACGGATTAATTGTAATATATTCTCATATGATTATTCTGGATATGGTGCAAGTTCTGGGAAACCAACAGAGAAGAACCTCTATGCAGACATAGAAGCTGCTTGGCTTGCTCTTAGGACAAG ATATGGCATTCGCCCTGAAAATGTGATTATATATGGCCAAAGTATAGGGACAGTACCATCTGTGGATCTTGCTGCTCGGTATGAGAGTGCTGCTGTTATTCTTCATTCTCCTTTGACCTCAGGAATGCGAGTTGCTTTTCCTGATACCAAGAAGACCTACTGTTTTGATGCATTCCCAAA CATTGACAAAATCTCTAAGATAACCTCTCCAGTATTAATAATTCATGGGACTGAAGATGAAGTCATAGACTTTTCACATGGTCTTGCATTGTTTGAGCGATGCCAAAGACCTGTGGAGCCTTTGTGGGTTGAAGGGGCAGGTCACAATGATGTGGAACTTTATGGACAATACCTTGAAAGATTGAAACAGTTTGTGTCACAGGAACTGgtaaatttgtaa